In Streptomyces sp. NBC_01717, one DNA window encodes the following:
- a CDS encoding class I SAM-dependent methyltransferase encodes MSGTVPNRSVLTPVPPDNRHPDTAHPGTAHPDIAHPDIAAWSTDPYADALRNGHGPLFLRRADGWLLPLDVERWCGGADAADRSALRRCEGPVLDIGCGPGRLVAELAAHGHRALGIDVSETAVAHTLRIGGSALRRSVFDPLPGEGRWGTVLLIDGNIGIGGDPHGLLLRTAELLAPGGLLIAETVSPDIDERVQVRLYDGRRAPDGVGGPDCADAGHFPWARIGTPALLRYARPNGWLPADQWVADGRPFVALRRDRRVRTVSQSADTANSAAVISSQFPRKTSGDSPLAGS; translated from the coding sequence ATGAGCGGGACGGTGCCGAACCGCTCGGTGCTGACTCCCGTGCCCCCGGACAACCGGCACCCGGACACCGCGCACCCCGGCACCGCGCATCCGGACATCGCGCATCCGGACATCGCCGCGTGGAGCACCGACCCGTACGCCGACGCGCTGCGCAACGGCCACGGGCCGCTCTTCCTCCGCCGCGCGGACGGCTGGCTGCTCCCCCTGGACGTCGAGCGCTGGTGCGGCGGAGCCGACGCCGCCGACCGGTCCGCGCTGCGCCGCTGCGAAGGGCCGGTCCTCGACATCGGCTGCGGGCCCGGCCGCCTCGTCGCGGAACTGGCCGCCCACGGCCACCGTGCGCTCGGCATCGACGTCAGCGAGACGGCCGTCGCCCACACACTGCGGATCGGCGGCTCGGCGCTGCGCCGTTCCGTCTTCGACCCGCTGCCCGGCGAGGGCCGCTGGGGCACCGTCCTGCTCATCGACGGCAACATCGGCATCGGCGGCGACCCGCACGGCCTCCTGCTGCGCACCGCGGAGCTGCTCGCGCCCGGCGGTCTGCTCATCGCGGAGACCGTGTCGCCGGACATCGACGAGCGGGTCCAGGTCCGGTTGTACGACGGCCGCCGCGCACCCGACGGGGTCGGCGGACCGGACTGTGCCGATGCCGGGCATTTCCCGTGGGCCCGGATCGGCACCCCTGCCCTGCTCCGGTACGCGCGGCCGAACGGCTGGCTCCCGGCCGATCAGTGGGTGGCGGACGGCCGCCCCTTCGTCGCCCTGCGCCGCGACCGGAGGGTCCGGACCGTGAGCCAGAGCGCCGACACCGCGAACAGCGCGGCCGTGATCAGCAGCCAGTTCCCGAGGAAGACGTCGGGGGACAGTCCGCTCGCCGGCTCGTAG
- a CDS encoding TIGR04282 family arsenosugar biosynthesis glycosyltransferase, translating to MRVAPAHRGVAPGRTTLLVIAKEPLPGLVKTRLTPPFTPAEAAQLAEAALSDTLRTVLSLPARRRVLVLDGRPGPWLPPGIEVVAQCTGRLDERLAAAFGGCAGPALLIGMDTPQITTADLTPALSPDAWDGCDAWFGPADDGGFWALGLAAPDPDLVRGVPMSTPETGAVQRRRLVDAGLTVRDLPPLRDVDTAADAAHVAAAAPHGQFASTLARLTGAASR from the coding sequence ATGAGAGTGGCGCCCGCCCACCGCGGCGTCGCGCCGGGTCGCACCACGCTCCTCGTGATCGCCAAGGAACCGCTGCCCGGCCTCGTCAAGACGCGGCTGACCCCGCCCTTCACCCCCGCCGAGGCCGCGCAGCTCGCCGAGGCCGCGCTCAGTGACACGCTGCGCACGGTGCTCTCGCTGCCGGCCCGGCGGCGCGTGCTCGTGCTCGACGGACGGCCCGGTCCCTGGTTGCCGCCCGGCATCGAAGTCGTCGCGCAGTGCACCGGCCGGCTCGACGAGCGGCTTGCGGCGGCGTTCGGCGGCTGCGCCGGACCGGCGCTGCTCATCGGCATGGACACTCCTCAGATCACCACCGCCGATCTGACGCCCGCCCTCTCCCCGGACGCCTGGGACGGGTGCGACGCCTGGTTCGGGCCCGCCGACGACGGCGGCTTCTGGGCGCTGGGCCTGGCCGCACCCGACCCGGACCTGGTGCGCGGCGTGCCCATGTCCACCCCGGAGACCGGCGCCGTCCAGCGGCGCCGGCTCGTCGACGCGGGGCTGACCGTGCGTGATCTGCCGCCGCTGCGGGACGTGGACACCGCGGCGGACGCCGCGCACGTCGCAGCTGCCGCACCGCACGGACAGTTCGCCTCGACCCTCGCCCGGCTGACCGGGGCGGCGAGCCGATGA
- a CDS encoding YunG family protein codes for MESSKPLLLADIEAAVRASWGADTATPGHRPHWTAGNPARDQCGVTAMVLNDLLGGELIRGEVRVHGERTDFHWWNRLGMGVEIDLTREQFGPEEIVSGGTVIPRPAEIVRLREEYELLRDRVLERLRR; via the coding sequence ATGGAGTCCTCGAAGCCGCTGCTGCTCGCCGACATCGAAGCCGCCGTCCGCGCCAGTTGGGGCGCCGACACGGCCACACCCGGCCATCGGCCGCACTGGACGGCCGGCAATCCGGCCCGCGACCAGTGCGGGGTCACCGCCATGGTGCTCAACGACCTGCTGGGCGGCGAGCTGATCCGGGGCGAGGTCCGGGTCCACGGCGAGCGCACGGACTTCCACTGGTGGAACCGACTGGGCATGGGTGTGGAGATCGACCTCACGCGGGAGCAGTTCGGGCCGGAGGAGATCGTCTCGGGTGGCACGGTGATACCCCGGCCGGCGGAGATCGTACGGCTGCGCGAGGAGTACGAACTGCTCCGCGACCGGGTGCTGGAGAGGCTCCGGCGCTAG
- a CDS encoding GNAT family N-acetyltransferase has translation MPTFEITTASADDIEMLGEWAHAEGWNPGRTDGHAFFATDPRGFLIGRLDGAPVSSVSVVRYGSGFGFLGFYLTRPELRGQGYGIQVWRAGMDRLAGRNVGLDGVVAQQANYRKSGFRSAWTNMRWVGRPAADIGAPPGITLADARSLPFDRLAVYDRRFFPAERDSFLAPWIAAPGRTALAALDDDGELRGFAVMRPCRTSSRIGPLHASSPEVAAALMSALSATAPDTEIAVDVPGINPAAVTLAEQLGLAPSFETARMYTGSMPDVDHTGLFGITSLELG, from the coding sequence GTGCCGACATTCGAGATCACCACAGCGAGCGCCGACGACATCGAGATGCTGGGGGAGTGGGCCCACGCCGAGGGCTGGAACCCGGGCCGGACCGACGGCCACGCCTTCTTCGCCACCGACCCGCGCGGCTTCCTCATCGGCCGGCTCGACGGTGCGCCCGTGTCCTCCGTCTCCGTCGTCCGGTACGGCTCCGGCTTCGGGTTCCTGGGCTTCTACCTCACCCGCCCGGAACTTCGCGGCCAGGGTTACGGCATCCAGGTCTGGCGCGCCGGAATGGACCGGCTCGCCGGGCGCAACGTCGGGCTCGACGGCGTCGTCGCCCAGCAGGCCAACTACCGGAAGTCCGGATTCCGCTCTGCCTGGACGAACATGCGGTGGGTCGGCCGGCCGGCCGCGGACATCGGCGCACCGCCCGGCATCACGCTCGCCGACGCCCGCTCGCTCCCCTTCGACCGGCTGGCCGTCTACGACCGGCGCTTCTTCCCCGCCGAGCGCGACAGCTTTCTCGCCCCGTGGATCGCCGCACCCGGACGCACCGCCCTCGCCGCCCTCGATGACGACGGGGAGTTGCGAGGGTTCGCCGTGATGCGCCCCTGCCGTACGTCGTCACGCATCGGCCCCCTCCACGCCTCGTCGCCCGAAGTGGCCGCCGCCCTGATGAGCGCCTTGTCCGCCACCGCACCGGACACCGAGATCGCCGTCGACGTACCCGGCATCAACCCGGCGGCGGTCACGCTCGCCGAACAGCTGGGTCTCGCACCGTCGTTCGAGACGGCCCGTATGTACACGGGCTCGATGCCGGACGTCGACCACACCGGGCTGTTCGGCATCACCAGCCTGGAGCTCGGCTGA
- a CDS encoding NAD-dependent epimerase/dehydratase family protein, whose amino-acid sequence MRVLLTGGAGFIGGHIAEALVARGHEVVVFDALLESAHGGGARSGREGMIVADVRDRDAVADALRGVDAVCHQAAMVGLGKDFADAPEYVGCNDLGTAVLLAETAGAGVRDLVLAGSMVVYGEGRYDCPRHGQVRPGPRAVDDLAAGRFEPRCPRCGNELTPGLVTEDAPADPRNVYAATKLAQEHLAAAWARATGGRATALRYHNVYGPGMPRDTPYAGVASFFRSSLARGEAPQVFEDGRQRRDFVHVRDVAAANAVALEAVRERPAGSFTAYNTGSGEPHTIGEMATELACAHGGPAPEITGGYRLGDVRHVTADSRRLREELGWRPEVGFAEGMKEFAGAELRTGPAGGRGRPAHA is encoded by the coding sequence ATGCGCGTACTGCTCACCGGCGGAGCCGGGTTCATCGGGGGACACATCGCCGAGGCGCTGGTCGCGCGCGGCCATGAGGTGGTCGTGTTCGATGCGCTGCTGGAGTCAGCGCACGGTGGGGGTGCCCGCAGCGGCCGGGAAGGAATGATCGTCGCCGATGTACGGGACCGGGACGCCGTGGCCGATGCGCTGCGGGGCGTCGACGCGGTGTGCCACCAGGCCGCGATGGTCGGCCTGGGCAAGGACTTCGCGGACGCCCCTGAGTACGTCGGCTGCAACGACCTGGGGACGGCGGTCCTGCTGGCGGAGACGGCCGGCGCCGGGGTGCGCGATCTGGTGCTCGCCGGGTCGATGGTCGTGTACGGCGAGGGGCGGTACGACTGTCCCCGGCACGGGCAGGTCCGGCCCGGTCCGCGAGCCGTGGACGATCTGGCGGCGGGCCGGTTCGAACCTCGCTGCCCACGCTGCGGGAACGAGTTGACTCCGGGCCTGGTCACCGAGGACGCGCCGGCCGACCCGCGCAACGTGTACGCGGCGACGAAGCTCGCCCAGGAACATCTCGCCGCCGCGTGGGCGCGGGCGACGGGCGGCCGGGCGACGGCCCTGCGCTACCACAACGTGTACGGGCCGGGGATGCCGCGCGACACCCCGTACGCGGGTGTCGCGTCCTTCTTTCGCTCGTCGCTGGCCCGGGGCGAGGCACCGCAGGTCTTCGAGGACGGCCGCCAGCGGCGGGACTTCGTCCACGTACGCGACGTGGCGGCCGCCAACGCGGTGGCGCTGGAGGCCGTGCGGGAACGGCCGGCCGGCAGCTTCACCGCGTACAACACGGGCAGCGGCGAACCGCACACGATCGGCGAGATGGCCACGGAACTGGCCTGCGCGCACGGGGGCCCGGCACCGGAGATCACCGGTGGGTACCGGCTCGGGGACGTACGCCATGTGACGGCGGACTCGCGCCGGCTGCGGGAGGAGCTGGGCTGGCGGCCGGAGGTGGGGTTCGCGGAGGGGATGAAGGAGTTCGCGGGAGCGGAGCTGAGGACGGGTCCGGCGGGCGGTCGAGGACGGCCCGCTCACGCCTGA
- a CDS encoding sensor histidine kinase — MTDLLLIALFAFLGAAAAGLLGALVLRLFRHRSLVVSLAVVAAVAVTAMLAGTLAVAWAMFLSAHDLTVVTTVVAMAAVVSLATAMLLGRWVAARSRDLALAARSFGDGGTFAAPEEQATAELSYLAKELAATSAKLDSSRERERALETSRRELVAWISHDLRTPLAGLRAMSEALEDGMAADSGRYLRQIRTEVERMNDMVGDLFELSRIHAGSLTLTPTRISAYDLVGDALAGADPLAREHGVRLVGDRIDAVPVEVDSKEMSRVLGNLLINAIRRTPADGTVAVAARRADGGVVLSVTDGCGGIPEEDLPRVFDTGWRGSHARTPPAGAGLGLAIVRGIVEAHDGRAEVRNVTGGCCFEVTLPAAAQA; from the coding sequence ATGACCGACCTCCTCCTCATCGCGCTCTTCGCGTTCCTGGGCGCCGCAGCGGCCGGGCTTCTCGGTGCATTGGTCCTGCGCCTCTTCCGGCACCGTTCGCTCGTCGTGTCGCTGGCCGTCGTCGCCGCCGTCGCCGTGACCGCGATGCTCGCCGGGACCCTCGCGGTCGCCTGGGCGATGTTCCTGTCGGCGCACGATCTGACCGTCGTCACGACCGTCGTCGCCATGGCCGCCGTGGTGTCCCTCGCCACCGCGATGCTGCTCGGCCGCTGGGTCGCGGCCCGGAGCCGGGACCTGGCGCTCGCGGCCCGTTCGTTCGGCGACGGCGGTACGTTCGCCGCCCCCGAGGAGCAGGCGACCGCCGAACTCTCCTACCTGGCAAAGGAACTGGCGGCCACCAGCGCCAAGCTCGACAGCTCCCGGGAGCGCGAACGCGCACTGGAGACGTCGCGCCGTGAGCTCGTCGCATGGATCTCGCACGATCTGCGGACCCCGCTCGCCGGGCTGCGGGCCATGTCCGAGGCGCTGGAGGACGGCATGGCCGCCGACTCCGGCCGCTACCTGCGGCAGATACGGACCGAGGTGGAACGCATGAACGACATGGTCGGCGACCTCTTCGAACTCTCCCGGATCCACGCCGGATCGCTCACCCTCACCCCCACCCGCATCTCCGCGTACGACCTGGTCGGCGACGCTCTCGCGGGCGCGGACCCGCTGGCGCGCGAGCACGGGGTACGGCTCGTCGGCGACCGTATCGACGCCGTGCCGGTGGAGGTCGACAGCAAGGAGATGAGCCGGGTCCTGGGCAACCTCCTGATCAACGCGATCCGCCGTACCCCGGCCGACGGCACGGTCGCGGTGGCCGCTCGCCGCGCCGACGGCGGGGTGGTGCTGTCGGTGACGGACGGCTGCGGTGGCATCCCCGAGGAGGACCTGCCGAGGGTCTTCGACACGGGCTGGCGCGGCAGCCACGCCCGTACGCCACCCGCCGGTGCTGGGCTCGGGCTGGCGATCGTCCGCGGCATCGTGGAGGCGCACGACGGCCGGGCGGAGGTCCGCAACGTCACGGGCGGCTGTTGCTTCGAGGTCACCCTCCCGGCGGCCGCTCAGGCGTGA
- a CDS encoding response regulator transcription factor, whose translation MENIPDAPGSGGTDPGVPRGHVLVVDDDPTVAEVVVGYLERAGYDVRRAGDGPAALECFTARRPDLVVLDLMLPGMDGFEVCRRMRAHGRVPVIMLTARGDEDDRILGLETGADDYVTKPFSPRELVLRVDAVLRRGRGTAPDADDARAPLECAGLRLDPVARRAVRDGRELALTLREFDLLTFFLRHPGRVFTREELMREVWGWDFGDLSTVTVHVRRLRGKVETDPARPQLIQTVWGVGYRLDPALAPTRPDGTRTAPPGAPTTDADPS comes from the coding sequence ATGGAGAACATCCCGGACGCCCCGGGTTCCGGCGGCACCGACCCCGGTGTCCCGCGTGGCCATGTCCTCGTCGTGGACGACGATCCGACGGTCGCCGAGGTGGTGGTCGGCTATCTGGAGCGGGCGGGTTACGACGTCCGGCGGGCCGGCGACGGTCCGGCGGCGCTGGAGTGCTTCACGGCGCGCCGCCCGGACCTGGTCGTCCTCGATCTGATGCTGCCCGGCATGGACGGCTTCGAGGTCTGCCGCAGGATGCGGGCGCACGGCCGTGTGCCGGTCATCATGCTGACCGCACGCGGCGACGAGGACGACCGCATCCTGGGCCTGGAGACGGGCGCGGACGACTACGTCACCAAGCCGTTCAGCCCGCGCGAGCTCGTGCTGCGCGTCGACGCGGTGCTCCGCCGGGGCCGGGGAACGGCGCCCGACGCGGATGACGCCCGGGCCCCGCTGGAGTGCGCCGGGCTCCGTCTCGATCCCGTCGCCCGCCGCGCGGTGCGGGACGGCCGCGAGCTCGCCCTCACCCTCCGGGAGTTCGACCTCCTGACCTTCTTCCTGCGCCATCCCGGCCGGGTGTTCACCCGGGAGGAACTGATGCGGGAGGTCTGGGGGTGGGACTTCGGGGACCTGTCGACGGTGACGGTCCATGTGCGGCGGCTGCGCGGCAAGGTCGAGACGGATCCGGCCCGTCCGCAGCTGATCCAGACGGTGTGGGGTGTGGGCTACCGCCTGGACCCGGCCCTGGCCCCGACCCGCCCGGACGGAACGAGAACCGCCCCGCCGGGCGCCCCGACCACCGATGCGGACCCCTCATGA
- a CDS encoding molybdopterin-dependent oxidoreductase, which translates to MGDTRHGRASRIPFPSFPDGSRVRERLPSAPGFWRSPVRGVRFTAVLGLVLLVGLTLVFVTGLLSYAAYNPDLAAVNDKTPGKGLLGFYLFAWPTGPHWLYRLDQGVHVTGGIVLVPVLLAKLWSVIPKLFALPPARSVGHALERVSLLLLVGGALFEFVTGLLNIQLEYVFPGSFYPLHFYGAWVFFTGFVAHVGLKLPRAVRVLRNGELRGEVDELAAPAPDEPTISRRGAFAMVGAGSLLLLVTSVGRSFDALRSTALLTPRGVADPGSGPNGFQINKTAASVRVTPADTGERWRLTVQGPAGELTFTREQLLAMDQYSAALPIACVEGWSTSDQWWRGVRLRDLAALAGYPDRPPGVLVESVQRSGPFRKAALRDNQVRDPRSLLALEVNGETLSPDHGFPARIIVPAAPGVLNTKWVTRLTFGEL; encoded by the coding sequence ATGGGCGACACACGTCACGGCAGAGCATCCCGCATCCCGTTCCCCTCGTTCCCGGATGGGTCCCGGGTCCGGGAACGGCTGCCTTCCGCGCCCGGGTTCTGGCGCAGTCCGGTGCGCGGTGTCCGGTTCACGGCGGTGCTCGGTCTCGTCCTCCTCGTCGGGCTGACGCTGGTCTTCGTGACGGGTCTGCTGTCGTACGCCGCGTACAACCCGGATCTCGCCGCGGTCAACGACAAGACGCCGGGCAAGGGGCTGCTGGGGTTCTACCTCTTCGCCTGGCCGACCGGGCCGCACTGGCTGTACCGGCTGGACCAGGGAGTGCATGTCACGGGCGGCATCGTGCTCGTACCGGTTCTGCTGGCGAAGTTGTGGTCGGTGATCCCGAAACTCTTCGCGCTGCCGCCGGCCCGGTCGGTGGGGCATGCGCTGGAACGGGTCTCGTTGCTGCTGCTCGTCGGCGGCGCGCTGTTCGAGTTCGTCACGGGTCTGCTCAACATCCAGCTGGAGTACGTGTTCCCGGGGTCGTTCTATCCGCTGCACTTCTACGGCGCGTGGGTGTTCTTCACCGGGTTCGTCGCCCACGTCGGGCTGAAGCTCCCACGGGCCGTACGGGTGCTGCGCAACGGGGAACTGCGCGGTGAAGTGGATGAGCTGGCTGCCCCCGCACCGGACGAGCCCACCATCTCCCGGCGTGGCGCGTTCGCCATGGTGGGCGCCGGATCGCTGCTCCTGCTGGTCACCTCGGTGGGCCGGAGTTTCGACGCGCTGCGGAGCACCGCTCTCCTCACCCCGCGCGGGGTCGCCGACCCCGGATCGGGGCCCAACGGGTTCCAGATCAACAAGACGGCCGCGTCCGTCCGGGTCACCCCGGCCGACACGGGGGAACGGTGGCGGCTGACCGTCCAAGGCCCTGCCGGGGAGCTCACGTTCACCCGGGAACAGCTGCTGGCCATGGACCAGTACAGCGCGGCGCTGCCGATCGCCTGCGTGGAGGGCTGGTCGACCTCGGACCAGTGGTGGCGCGGGGTGCGGCTGCGGGACCTGGCGGCGCTCGCGGGGTATCCGGACCGGCCGCCGGGAGTGCTCGTCGAGTCGGTGCAGCGCAGCGGGCCGTTCCGCAAGGCGGCGCTGCGGGACAACCAGGTACGCGACCCGCGCTCGCTGCTGGCGCTGGAGGTCAACGGCGAGACGCTGTCGCCGGATCACGGGTTTCCGGCACGGATCATCGTGCCGGCCGCGCCCGGTGTGCTGAACACCAAATGGGTGACCCGGCTGACGTTCGGAGAGCTGTGA
- a CDS encoding glycosyltransferase family 2 protein, with the protein MTDSLHTQSPRADVILPCLNEAAALPRVLAGIPYGWRAIVVDNGSTDGSADLARSLGATVVHEPRRGFGAACHAGLLAAEAEFVCFCDCDGSLDPGLLPGFVRRIADGDTDLLLGRRRPEGRGAWPLHARAGNLALARMLRRRTGLRLHDLGPMRAGRRADLLALDLTDRRSGYPLQMVVRASDAGLRVAETDVPYLPRTGRSKVTGTWRGTWQAVRDMRAVLREPPERTSARAVRPGAPR; encoded by the coding sequence GTGACCGACTCCCTCCACACTCAGTCCCCGCGCGCCGATGTGATCCTGCCCTGTCTGAACGAGGCCGCGGCGCTGCCCCGGGTGCTGGCCGGCATCCCGTACGGCTGGCGTGCCATCGTCGTCGACAACGGCTCCACCGACGGGTCGGCCGACCTCGCCCGCTCCCTCGGGGCGACCGTCGTGCACGAGCCGCGCCGCGGCTTCGGCGCCGCATGCCATGCCGGTCTGCTCGCCGCCGAGGCGGAGTTCGTCTGCTTCTGCGACTGCGACGGCTCCCTCGACCCGGGGCTGCTGCCCGGCTTCGTACGCCGGATCGCCGACGGGGACACGGATCTGCTGCTGGGCCGGCGGCGCCCCGAGGGCCGCGGCGCCTGGCCCCTGCACGCCCGCGCGGGGAACCTGGCGCTCGCCCGCATGCTGCGCCGCCGGACGGGCCTGCGCCTGCACGACCTCGGTCCGATGCGGGCCGGGCGCCGGGCGGACCTGCTGGCACTGGACCTCACCGACCGGCGCAGCGGCTACCCGCTGCAGATGGTGGTACGCGCGTCGGACGCCGGGCTGCGGGTCGCGGAGACGGATGTCCCGTATCTCCCGCGCACCGGCAGATCCAAGGTGACCGGCACCTGGCGGGGAACGTGGCAGGCGGTACGCGACATGCGCGCCGTCCTGCGCGAGCCGCCGGAACGGACCTCGGCACGGGCGGTACGCCCGGGGGCGCCCCGATGA
- a CDS encoding alkyl/aryl-sulfatase has translation MTTAAASGTPAAPVTPDFADRTDFENADRGFVAGPSSTTITTDDGRMVWDFTATAFLEGDCPDSVNPSLWRQSQLCARAGLYRVTDGIYQIRGFDMSNMTLIEGDTGVIVVDPLASAETAAAGLALYREQRGDRPVTGVLFTHSHLDHFGGVHGVIGRAEQVDGVPLLAPQGFTEHSVTGNVYAGTAGLRRDAYCSGTNLDRGPTGLVGTGLGFTTSTGTPGLLPATIEITGTGQVETVDGVVFHFQLTPGTEAPSEMNFHLPEHRALCMAENATHTLHNILSLRGAVVRDARTWSRCLDEAVQLFGSESDVLFASHHWPTWGTERLTAFLSEQCDLYAFLHDQTLRLANQGRTATEIAEVIELPPGLARSWHARGYYGSVSHNVKAIYQRYLGWYDGHPSSLWEHPPTESARRYVDCMGGVDAVVARAGEYVSDGDLRFAAQLLKHAVFAQPDHTGAKDLLARTFEQLAQGAENAIWRNCYLMGALELRQGVTGTAPSAGSVPAALSVEQIFDSLAIRINGPEAWDHRATLDWRFTDLDEQYRTSLRNGVLVPTRMDPAEAAVGFEGAPGFEDTPADVTFTLTRPQLLDLLAGKGLDTIAYTGDIGALRTLVSVLDSTDPDFPIVTR, from the coding sequence ATGACCACAGCCGCCGCATCGGGCACACCTGCCGCTCCGGTCACGCCGGACTTCGCGGACCGCACCGACTTCGAGAACGCCGACCGGGGCTTCGTGGCCGGCCCGTCGTCCACGACCATCACCACCGACGACGGACGCATGGTGTGGGACTTCACCGCCACCGCTTTCCTGGAAGGGGACTGCCCGGACAGCGTCAACCCGAGCCTGTGGCGGCAGTCCCAGCTGTGCGCCCGCGCCGGCCTGTACCGGGTGACCGACGGCATCTACCAGATCCGCGGCTTCGACATGTCGAACATGACCCTCATCGAGGGCGACACCGGTGTGATCGTCGTCGACCCGCTCGCCTCCGCCGAGACCGCCGCGGCCGGCCTCGCGCTCTACCGCGAGCAGCGCGGCGACCGCCCGGTCACCGGCGTGCTCTTCACCCATTCGCACCTCGACCACTTCGGTGGCGTCCACGGCGTCATCGGCCGGGCCGAGCAGGTCGACGGCGTACCGCTCCTCGCCCCGCAGGGCTTCACGGAGCACTCGGTCACCGGGAACGTGTACGCCGGTACGGCCGGGCTGCGGCGCGACGCCTACTGCTCGGGCACGAACCTCGACCGCGGCCCCACCGGTCTGGTCGGGACGGGCCTCGGCTTCACCACCTCCACCGGAACCCCCGGTCTCCTCCCGGCGACCATCGAGATCACCGGCACCGGACAGGTCGAGACGGTCGACGGCGTGGTGTTCCACTTCCAGCTGACGCCCGGCACCGAGGCACCCTCGGAGATGAACTTCCATCTGCCCGAACACCGCGCCCTGTGCATGGCCGAGAACGCCACCCACACCCTGCACAACATCCTGTCGCTGCGCGGCGCCGTGGTCCGCGACGCCCGGACCTGGTCCCGCTGCCTCGACGAGGCCGTCCAGCTCTTCGGCTCCGAGAGCGACGTCCTCTTCGCGTCCCACCACTGGCCCACCTGGGGCACGGAGCGGCTCACCGCGTTCCTGTCCGAGCAGTGCGACCTGTACGCCTTTCTGCACGACCAGACCCTGCGCCTGGCCAACCAGGGCCGCACCGCCACCGAGATCGCCGAGGTGATCGAACTGCCGCCCGGCCTCGCCCGCTCCTGGCACGCCCGCGGCTACTACGGTTCCGTCAGCCACAACGTGAAGGCGATCTACCAGCGCTACCTGGGCTGGTACGACGGCCACCCGTCCTCGCTGTGGGAGCACCCGCCGACCGAGTCCGCCCGCCGGTACGTCGACTGCATGGGTGGTGTCGACGCGGTGGTCGCCCGCGCCGGGGAGTACGTCTCCGACGGCGATCTTCGCTTCGCGGCCCAACTGCTCAAGCACGCGGTCTTCGCACAGCCCGACCACACCGGGGCCAAGGACCTGCTCGCCCGGACCTTCGAGCAGCTCGCCCAGGGTGCCGAGAACGCGATCTGGCGCAACTGCTACCTCATGGGCGCCCTCGAACTGCGCCAGGGCGTCACCGGGACCGCCCCCTCCGCCGGAAGCGTGCCCGCCGCGCTGAGCGTCGAGCAGATCTTCGACTCGCTCGCCATCCGCATCAACGGCCCCGAGGCATGGGATCACCGGGCCACTCTGGACTGGCGATTCACCGATCTGGACGAGCAGTACCGCACCAGCCTGCGCAACGGTGTCCTCGTGCCGACGAGAATGGATCCGGCGGAGGCCGCCGTCGGCTTCGAGGGTGCCCCGGGATTCGAAGACACCCCCGCCGACGTGACGTTCACCCTGACCCGGCCGCAGCTGCTGGACCTGCTGGCCGGGAAGGGGCTCGACACCATCGCGTACACCGGGGACATCGGCGCGCTCCGGACCCTGGTCTCGGTCCTGGACTCCACCGACCCGGACTTCCCCATCGTGACGCGCTGA
- a CDS encoding serine aminopeptidase domain-containing protein, whose product MADRRPPSAAVLLLHGGRETGLGPPPPGPLNLPALRMRPFARGVVRGTRDEPVDVAVQEVRYGHRGWNGSREDALHDAVRALDGVRREFGDVPVVLIGHSMGARAALRAAGHPLVRGVIGLAPWCPPGDPVTQLADRDVVLLHSNRDRVTSPQASQSLATRARRAGARSCLVTIRASDHAMLRRARAWHTMTTGLVRGLLGLSALPAAVDAALRLPLDAPASDGTLDYDRLRARGDATAVRRS is encoded by the coding sequence ATGGCGGATCGGCGACCACCGTCGGCGGCGGTGCTCCTTCTGCACGGCGGACGCGAGACGGGTCTGGGGCCGCCCCCGCCCGGGCCGTTGAACCTTCCGGCCCTGCGTATGCGGCCGTTCGCGCGGGGTGTGGTCCGTGGGACCCGGGACGAGCCGGTGGATGTGGCGGTACAGGAGGTCCGGTACGGACACCGCGGGTGGAACGGGTCCCGGGAGGATGCCTTGCACGATGCCGTACGTGCGCTGGACGGCGTGCGGCGCGAGTTCGGCGATGTGCCGGTCGTGCTCATCGGGCACTCGATGGGTGCCCGGGCCGCCCTGCGCGCGGCCGGGCATCCCCTGGTGCGAGGGGTGATCGGCCTTGCACCGTGGTGTCCGCCCGGTGATCCGGTCACCCAACTCGCGGACCGGGACGTCGTTCTGCTGCACAGCAACCGTGATCGTGTGACCAGCCCCCAGGCCTCCCAGTCGCTCGCCACCCGGGCCCGCCGGGCGGGTGCCCGTTCCTGTCTGGTGACGATCCGCGCCAGCGACCATGCGATGCTCCGCCGGGCCCGGGCCTGGCACACGATGACAACCGGCCTGGTGAGGGGTCTGCTGGGGCTGTCCGCGCTCCCTGCGGCGGTCGACGCCGCCCTCCGGCTGCCGCTGGACGCACCGGCCTCGGACGGCACGCTGGACTACGACCGGCTGCGTGCCAGGGGCGACGCCACGGCCGTGCGCCGCTCGTGA